A single genomic interval of Anaerobacillus sp. CMMVII harbors:
- a CDS encoding YusW family protein, producing the protein MKLKYIVMAFTLCLVVLGASGMSVVEAAPKVIDFELEVELKNDTEYDIEYEVKGERIEAKYKVPGQATKYGQEAQALIEPLLNQWNVSPDINKEELKKQILSTLQVNPIDVDEFELEVKFDNGQNLKIDR; encoded by the coding sequence ATGAAACTTAAGTATATTGTTATGGCTTTTACTTTATGTCTAGTAGTATTAGGTGCATCGGGGATGAGTGTAGTTGAAGCTGCTCCGAAGGTTATCGATTTTGAGTTAGAAGTCGAATTAAAAAATGATACTGAATACGATATTGAGTATGAGGTAAAAGGGGAGAGAATTGAAGCCAAATATAAAGTCCCTGGCCAAGCAACAAAATATGGCCAAGAAGCACAAGCTTTAATTGAACCCTTACTAAATCAATGGAACGTATCACCAGATATAAACAAAGAAGAACTAAAAAAACAAATTCTATCGACTTTACAAGTGAATCCAATTGATGTGGATGAATTTGAACTTGAAGTGAAATTTGATAATGGTCAAAATCTAAAAATTGACCGATAA
- a CDS encoding response regulator transcription factor, whose product MEFIEEDIKKIALLEDEPSHALLISYNLESRGVRVSLFESAEQFLNCSQKSFDLIIINVNLHDVNGLQLCSDIRKKGIDTPILFVKTSPSINKCLCADNNLELLIKPFSIKDLLLKVNQLLTK is encoded by the coding sequence TTGGAATTCATAGAGGAAGATATAAAAAAAATAGCATTGTTAGAAGATGAACCGTCTCATGCACTTTTAATTAGCTATAACCTTGAATCACGAGGAGTAAGGGTTTCACTATTTGAGAGTGCTGAACAATTTCTGAATTGTAGTCAAAAATCCTTTGATTTAATTATTATTAATGTAAACCTTCATGATGTAAATGGACTTCAACTATGTTCAGACATTAGAAAAAAGGGCATAGATACGCCTATTTTATTTGTTAAAACAAGTCCATCAATAAATAAATGCTTATGTGCTGATAACAATCTAGAACTTTTAATAAAACCATTTTCCATCAAAGACCTGCTTTTAAAAGTAAATCAGTTATTAACCAAATAA
- a CDS encoding Na/Pi cotransporter family protein yields the protein MDLQTMLFMFFGGLGIFLFGIKYLGDGLQKVAGEGLRDLLDRFTTNPVMGVIAGIFVTILLQTSTGTTVLTIGLVNAGFMTLKQAIGVIIGANVGTTVTAFIIGIKISAYALPIIALGTFFIFFFKNTRINNYGQVIFGFGALFLGLNFMGDGLRPLRDVQAFADLTVSMSENPLLGVLIGTIFTIAVQSSTAAIGLLQTLFGQGLMDLNAALPVLFGDNIGTTITAVLAAIGASVAARRAAAAHVIFNLIGTTIVLIILGPFTVLIEYIRDSLNLNPEMTIAFAHGIFNVSNAIIQLPFITVLAWIVVRIIPGQDSAIAYKAVHLDEKFIRQSPGIALGQGKKEVLRMAELSENGLKEVGLYLKTQGKKHRELIPQYEDAINNLDKKITDYLIQVSSHSLSNQDTKLHHTLMNTIRDFERIGDHMENIMELVEYQITNKVKFSESAIADLEEMFELTLSTLKQAIKALDLEDIDEARAVLEKEEKIDKMERELRKKHILRLNENRCTGQAGIVFVDIVSNFERIGDHAVNIAEEVIGEE from the coding sequence ATGGATTTACAAACAATGTTATTTATGTTTTTTGGGGGATTAGGGATTTTCCTATTTGGGATTAAATATTTAGGCGATGGACTTCAAAAAGTTGCGGGGGAGGGGCTTAGAGATCTACTTGATCGTTTTACCACTAACCCTGTGATGGGGGTGATCGCGGGAATTTTTGTAACTATTTTACTTCAGACAAGTACAGGTACGACAGTTCTAACCATCGGATTAGTTAATGCCGGATTTATGACTTTAAAGCAAGCAATTGGTGTTATAATCGGTGCTAATGTCGGCACAACTGTTACAGCATTTATTATTGGGATAAAAATTTCCGCATATGCACTACCAATTATTGCTTTAGGGACTTTTTTCATTTTCTTCTTTAAAAATACTAGAATTAATAATTATGGGCAGGTTATCTTCGGTTTCGGTGCATTGTTTTTAGGGCTTAATTTTATGGGTGATGGGCTTCGTCCGTTGCGAGATGTGCAAGCATTTGCTGATTTAACAGTTAGTATGAGCGAAAACCCTCTTTTAGGTGTTTTAATTGGTACTATATTTACCATTGCTGTACAAAGTTCTACAGCGGCTATCGGCTTACTTCAAACTCTTTTTGGACAAGGGTTAATGGACTTAAATGCTGCATTACCTGTTCTTTTTGGTGATAACATTGGGACGACAATTACCGCTGTATTAGCAGCAATAGGGGCGTCAGTTGCTGCAAGACGTGCTGCTGCAGCTCATGTTATTTTTAATTTAATCGGAACTACTATTGTATTAATCATTTTAGGTCCTTTTACAGTTTTAATTGAATACATCCGTGATAGTTTAAATTTAAACCCAGAAATGACAATTGCCTTCGCGCATGGTATTTTTAATGTTTCAAATGCAATTATCCAATTGCCGTTTATTACTGTTCTCGCTTGGATAGTTGTCAGGATCATTCCTGGTCAAGATTCAGCCATTGCTTATAAAGCAGTTCATTTGGACGAAAAGTTTATTAGACAATCACCTGGTATAGCACTAGGTCAAGGGAAAAAAGAAGTATTGCGTATGGCCGAGTTATCTGAAAATGGACTAAAAGAAGTTGGCCTTTACTTAAAAACACAAGGAAAAAAACATAGAGAATTAATCCCGCAATACGAAGATGCCATCAATAATTTGGATAAAAAAATTACTGATTACCTTATCCAAGTATCTTCACACTCATTATCGAACCAGGACACAAAACTTCACCACACTCTCATGAATACTATTAGAGACTTTGAGCGTATTGGTGATCATATGGAAAATATAATGGAACTTGTGGAATATCAAATAACAAATAAGGTCAAGTTTTCAGAGTCAGCTATTGCAGATCTTGAAGAAATGTTTGAGTTAACTTTATCCACATTAAAACAAGCTATTAAAGCATTAGACTTGGAAGATATTGATGAAGCTAGGGCGGTTCTAGAAAAAGAAGAAAAAATTGATAAAATGGAGCGCGAACTGCGTAAGAAACATATCCTACGTTTAAATGAAAACAGATGTACAGGACAGGCTGGCATTGTATTTGTGGATATAGTGAGTAACTTTGAACGCATTGGTGACCACGCGGTGAATATTGCTGAAGAGGTCATTGGAGAAGAATAA
- a CDS encoding helix-turn-helix transcriptional regulator, with protein MEHVVELEKATLVLKLLGDKTRLTMVKILNSHDCCVCEFVEIFKTSQPAISQHIRKLKDIGIVRETRRGQWIFYSLNKESVYYPLVLSVLHYIKNQDYKLKELEEQGLRISCD; from the coding sequence ATGGAGCATGTTGTTGAACTTGAAAAGGCTACATTGGTATTAAAGTTATTAGGGGATAAAACACGTTTAACAATGGTAAAGATTTTAAATTCGCATGATTGTTGTGTTTGCGAATTTGTTGAAATATTTAAAACTAGCCAACCTGCTATTAGTCAACATATTCGTAAGTTAAAAGATATTGGTATCGTCCGAGAAACAAGGAGGGGTCAATGGATCTTTTATTCTCTAAATAAAGAAAGTGTCTATTATCCTTTAGTCTTAAGTGTTTTGCACTATATAAAAAACCAAGATTATAAATTAAAAGAGTTAGAGGAACAAGGTTTACGTATTTCATGTGATTAA
- the arsC gene encoding arsenate reductase (thioredoxin), which yields MNKKTIYFLCTGNSCRSQMAEGWAKEHLGDEWNVYSAGIEAHGLNPNAVKAMKEAGIDISNQTSDIIDPEILNNADLVVTLCGDAADKCPMTPPHVKREHWGFDDPAKAEGTEEEKWAFFQRVRDEVGDRIKRFAETGE from the coding sequence ATGAATAAAAAAACAATTTATTTCTTATGTACAGGTAATTCTTGTAGAAGTCAGATGGCAGAAGGTTGGGCAAAGGAACATCTAGGGGATGAGTGGAATGTTTACAGTGCAGGGATTGAAGCCCATGGGTTAAACCCGAATGCTGTAAAAGCAATGAAAGAAGCTGGAATTGACATTTCAAATCAAACATCGGATATTATTGATCCTGAGATTTTAAATAATGCTGATTTGGTGGTCACATTATGTGGTGACGCAGCCGATAAATGTCCTATGACACCACCACATGTAAAGCGAGAGCACTGGGGCTTTGACGACCCTGCTAAGGCTGAAGGAACAGAAGAAGAAAAGTGGGCATTTTTCCAACGTGTACGTGATGAAGTGGGAGACAGAATAAAACGATTTGCTGAAACTGGGGAATAA